In the genome of Pelodiscus sinensis isolate JC-2024 chromosome 15, ASM4963464v1, whole genome shotgun sequence, one region contains:
- the UNC119B gene encoding protein unc-119 homolog B produces MSGSRPRAAAPGPEKKPPPPGSGGVLSRLRGRRGSGDAAPRAALPRSEAELLALETVRPEHVLGLSRVTENYLCKPEDNIYNIDFTRFKIRDLETGTVLFEIAKPSASEQDYEDEDDSGEVDTSAGRFVRYQFTPAFLRLRTVGATVEFTVGDKPVSNFRMIERHYFRDRLLKNFDFDFGFCIPSSRNTCEHIYEFPQLSEDLIRLMVEHPYETRSDSFYFVDNKLIMHNKADYAYNGGQ; encoded by the exons ATGAGCGGCTCGAGGCCGAGGGCGGCGGCGCCAGGGCCGGAGAAGAAGCCGCCGCCGCCGGGGTCCGGGGGGGTGCTGAGCCGGCTGCGGGGGCGGCGGGGCTCCGGGGACGCGGCGCCGCgggcggccctgccccgctcGGAGGCGGAGCTGCTGGCGCTGGAGACCGTCCGGCCCGAGCACGTCCTGGGGCTGAGCCGGGTCACGGaga ATTATTTATGCAAACCTGAGGACAACATCTACAATATTGATTTCACCAGATTCAAGATCCGGGACCTGGAGACAGGGACAGTTCTGTTTGAAATTGCCAAGCCTTCTGCTTCAG AGCAAGATTATGAGGATGAAGATGACAGTGGAGAAGTGGACACCAGTGCAGGCCGCTTTGTTCGCTATCAATTCACCCCAGCATTTCTCCGTCTGCGGACAGTTGGTGCAAC AGTGGAGTTCACAGTGGGAGACAAGCCAGTGTCAAACTTCCGAATGATTGAGAGACATTACTTCCGGGATCGCTTGCTGAAGAACTTTGATTTTGATTTTGGTTTCTGCATCCCCAGCAGCAGGAACACATGTGAACACATCTATGAGTTCCCCCAGCTCTCAGAGGACCTCA TCCGCCTGATGGTTGAACACCCTTATGAGACCCGCTCAGACAGCTTCTACTTTGTGGATAACAAGCTGATCATGCACAACAAGGCTGACTATGCCTACAACGGGGGACAGTAA
- the MLEC gene encoding malectin isoform X3: protein MCGGAGPHRASGRSREPEMGAAGARWAPGAALVLAALLGASGAGLADNVIWAVNAGGEAHVDVHGIHFRKDPLEGRVGRASDYGMKLPILRSNTEDQILYQTERYNEETFGYEVPVKEEGDYVVVLKFAEVYFAQSQQKMFQSYSLILALRKRRMKKMKKSMMKAPALKNRPIRIGFSQAPGHQTPTPRTTAASCFLYWWPLVSSFLPSSASAGCEGKPHAEIQ from the exons atgtgcggcggggcggggccgcaccGAGCTTCAGGCAGGAGCCGGGAGCCGGAGATGGGGGCGGCCGGGGCCCGCTGGGCGCCGGGGGCGGCTCTGGTGCTCGCGGCCCTGCTGGGGGCCTCGGGAGCCGGCCTGGCCGACAACGTGATCTGGGCCGTGAACGCGGGCGGCGAGGCCCATGTGGACGTGCACGGCATCCACTTCCGCAAGGACCCGCTCGAGGGCCGGGTGGGCCGAG CCTCTGACTATGGCATGAAGCTGCCAATCTTGCGGTCGAACACAGAGGATCAGATTCTGTACCAGACCGAGCGTTACAATGAGGAGACATTTGGTTATGAAGTCCCTGTCAAGGAGGAGGGTGACTACGTTGTGGTGTTGAAGTTTGCTGAAGTCTATTTTGCACAGTCCCAACAGAAG ATGTTCCAAAGCTACAGCCTCATCCTGGCCTTGAGAAAAAGGAGGATGAAGAAGATGAAGAAGAGTATGATGAAGGCTCCAGCGTTAAAAAACAGGCCAATAAGAATCGGGTTCAGTCAGGCCCCCGGACACCAAACCCCTACGCCTCGGACAACAGCAGCCTCATGTTTCCTATATTGGTGGCCTTTGGTGTCTTCATTCCTACCCTCTTCTGCCTCTGCCGGTTGTGAGGGCAAGCCCCATGCAGAGATTCAGTAG
- the MLEC gene encoding malectin isoform X1, with protein MCGGAGPHRASGRSREPEMGAAGARWAPGAALVLAALLGASGAGLADNVIWAVNAGGEAHVDVHGIHFRKDPLEGRVGRASDYGMKLPILRSNTEDQILYQTERYNEETFGYEVPVKEEGDYVVVLKFAEVYFAQSQQKVFDVRLNGHVVVKDLDIFDRVGHSTAHDEIIPISIRKGKLSVQGEVSTFTGKLHIEFVKGYYDNPKICALYILQGTVDDVPKLQPHPGLEKKEDEEDEEEYDEGSSVKKQANKNRVQSGPRTPNPYASDNSSLMFPILVAFGVFIPTLFCLCRL; from the exons atgtgcggcggggcggggccgcaccGAGCTTCAGGCAGGAGCCGGGAGCCGGAGATGGGGGCGGCCGGGGCCCGCTGGGCGCCGGGGGCGGCTCTGGTGCTCGCGGCCCTGCTGGGGGCCTCGGGAGCCGGCCTGGCCGACAACGTGATCTGGGCCGTGAACGCGGGCGGCGAGGCCCATGTGGACGTGCACGGCATCCACTTCCGCAAGGACCCGCTCGAGGGCCGGGTGGGCCGAG CCTCTGACTATGGCATGAAGCTGCCAATCTTGCGGTCGAACACAGAGGATCAGATTCTGTACCAGACCGAGCGTTACAATGAGGAGACATTTGGTTATGAAGTCCCTGTCAAGGAGGAGGGTGACTACGTTGTGGTGTTGAAGTTTGCTGAAGTCTATTTTGCACAGTCCCAACAGAAG GTGTTTGACGTGCGCTTGAATGGTCACGTGGTCGTGAAGGACTTGGACATTTTTGACCGAGTTGGACATAGCACAGCCCATGATGAGATCATTCCCATCAGCATCAGAAAGGGGAAgctgagtgtccagggagaggTTTCCACGTTCACAGGGAAGCTCCACATTGAGTTCGTCAAG GGATACTATGACAATCCAAAAATCTGTGCACTATACATTCTGCAAGGAACAGTGGATG ATGTTCCAAAGCTACAGCCTCATCCTGGCCTTGAGAAAAAGGAGGATGAAGAAGATGAAGAAGAGTATGATGAAGGCTCCAGCGTTAAAAAACAGGCCAATAAGAATCGGGTTCAGTCAGGCCCCCGGACACCAAACCCCTACGCCTCGGACAACAGCAGCCTCATGTTTCCTATATTGGTGGCCTTTGGTGTCTTCATTCCTACCCTCTTCTGCCTCTGCCGGTTGTGA
- the MLEC gene encoding malectin isoform X2: protein MKLPILRSNTEDQILYQTERYNEETFGYEVPVKEEGDYVVVLKFAEVYFAQSQQKVFDVRLNGHVVVKDLDIFDRVGHSTAHDEIIPISIRKGKLSVQGEVSTFTGKLHIEFVKGYYDNPKICALYILQGTVDDVPKLQPHPGLEKKEDEEDEEEYDEGSSVKKQANKNRVQSGPRTPNPYASDNSSLMFPILVAFGVFIPTLFCLCRL, encoded by the exons ATGAAGCTGCCAATCTTGCGGTCGAACACAGAGGATCAGATTCTGTACCAGACCGAGCGTTACAATGAGGAGACATTTGGTTATGAAGTCCCTGTCAAGGAGGAGGGTGACTACGTTGTGGTGTTGAAGTTTGCTGAAGTCTATTTTGCACAGTCCCAACAGAAG GTGTTTGACGTGCGCTTGAATGGTCACGTGGTCGTGAAGGACTTGGACATTTTTGACCGAGTTGGACATAGCACAGCCCATGATGAGATCATTCCCATCAGCATCAGAAAGGGGAAgctgagtgtccagggagaggTTTCCACGTTCACAGGGAAGCTCCACATTGAGTTCGTCAAG GGATACTATGACAATCCAAAAATCTGTGCACTATACATTCTGCAAGGAACAGTGGATG ATGTTCCAAAGCTACAGCCTCATCCTGGCCTTGAGAAAAAGGAGGATGAAGAAGATGAAGAAGAGTATGATGAAGGCTCCAGCGTTAAAAAACAGGCCAATAAGAATCGGGTTCAGTCAGGCCCCCGGACACCAAACCCCTACGCCTCGGACAACAGCAGCCTCATGTTTCCTATATTGGTGGCCTTTGGTGTCTTCATTCCTACCCTCTTCTGCCTCTGCCGGTTGTGA